The following proteins come from a genomic window of Rhodohalobacter sp. 614A:
- the rocD gene encoding ornithine--oxo-acid transaminase, with protein sequence MISSKEAIALEENYGAHNYHPLPVVLAKGRGVFVWDPEGNRYFDFLSAYSAVNQGHCHPRIIGALKEQAETLTLTSRAFYNDQLGVFEEFVTDYFGFENVLPMNTGAEAVETAIKICRKWGYEIKGIPQNEAKVIVCTNNFHGRTTTIISFSSNPEAHDNFGPYTPGFISIEYNNLDQLESALDDESVAGFLVEPMQGEAGVLVPDDGYLKKASELCKKKNVLFIADEIQTGIARTGKLLACHYEDVKPDMLILGKAISGGVYPVSAVLADKQIMNVIKPGQHGSTFGGNPIAARVAIEALKVVEEENLTANAFELGELFRQEMNELKTECALIKEVRGKGLLNAVEINDGPDSSTAWDICVLLKENGLLAKPTHGNIIRFAPPLVINKEELGQCIQIIRKTFLNFTVNKE encoded by the coding sequence ATGATTTCTTCTAAAGAAGCTATTGCCCTCGAAGAAAATTACGGAGCTCATAACTACCATCCCCTTCCTGTTGTGCTTGCAAAGGGTCGAGGTGTGTTCGTTTGGGACCCGGAGGGGAATCGATATTTTGATTTTCTTTCTGCCTATTCTGCCGTAAATCAGGGCCACTGCCATCCGCGTATTATCGGTGCTTTAAAAGAGCAGGCAGAAACATTAACCCTCACTTCCCGGGCTTTCTACAATGACCAACTCGGCGTTTTTGAAGAGTTTGTAACTGACTATTTTGGATTCGAAAACGTACTGCCCATGAATACCGGCGCCGAAGCTGTGGAAACGGCTATAAAGATCTGCCGAAAATGGGGATATGAGATAAAGGGAATCCCTCAAAATGAAGCCAAAGTTATTGTCTGTACAAACAACTTTCACGGGCGAACAACAACAATCATTTCGTTTTCAAGTAATCCTGAAGCGCATGACAATTTTGGCCCCTATACACCCGGCTTTATAAGCATTGAGTATAACAATCTTGATCAACTCGAATCGGCCCTGGATGATGAATCCGTAGCTGGTTTTCTTGTGGAGCCAATGCAAGGAGAAGCAGGCGTTTTGGTTCCGGACGATGGTTACCTGAAAAAAGCTTCTGAACTTTGTAAAAAGAAGAATGTGCTGTTTATTGCAGACGAAATTCAAACCGGAATTGCCCGAACCGGAAAACTTCTGGCTTGCCATTACGAGGATGTAAAACCTGATATGTTGATTTTAGGAAAAGCAATTTCCGGCGGTGTGTATCCTGTCTCTGCGGTATTGGCGGATAAACAAATTATGAATGTCATTAAACCGGGCCAGCACGGTTCAACCTTTGGGGGAAATCCCATTGCTGCCCGAGTAGCTATTGAAGCGCTAAAAGTTGTAGAAGAAGAAAACCTGACAGCAAATGCCTTTGAGCTTGGAGAACTTTTCCGGCAGGAAATGAATGAGTTGAAAACGGAATGTGCCCTCATCAAAGAGGTGAGAGGGAAAGGATTGTTGAACGCTGTGGAAATCAATGATGGACCGGACAGCTCAACCGCCTGGGATATCTGTGTTCTGTTAAAAGAGAACGGACTCCTTGCCAAACCGACTCATGGAAATATTATCCGGTTTGCCCCACCGTTGGTTATAAATAAGGAAGAGCTTGGTCAGTGCATCCAAATCATCCGAAAAACCTTTTTAAACTTTACAGTAAACAAGGAATAA
- the lat gene encoding L-lysine 6-transaminase, which yields MSDKKNITPTDVHSVLRKHLLIDGYDLVLDLEESSGAYLHDSKSGNQYLDFFTFFASNPLGMNHERMASDPDFVSKLGQVAINKPSNSDVYTEEMAHFVETFSRVGIPDYLPYAFFVSGGALAVENALKVAFDWKVQKNFEKGYKTEKGHKVLHLNKAFHGRSGYTLSLTNTDPNKVKYFPKFDWPRIDNPTVQFPLTEEHLRDAEEREKKALAQARNYFEEFKDDIACIILEPIQGEGGDNHFRKEFHQGLRDLADEFEALLIYDEVQTGVGLTGKFWAHEYYVKPDIIAFGKKAQVCGILAGERIDDIETNCFHVSSRINSTWGGNLVDMVRFDRILEVIEEENLVEHAAKTGAYLQNQITEWADDYKELSNPRGKGLFCSIDLPDTKTRDALKKECFKNQLLILGCGTKTIRFRPPLTIQKNHIDDGMDILKKSLKTIL from the coding sequence ATGTCTGATAAAAAAAACATTACCCCCACTGATGTACATTCTGTATTAAGAAAGCACCTTCTGATAGATGGATATGATTTAGTTCTTGACCTTGAAGAAAGCAGCGGCGCCTACCTGCACGATTCTAAATCAGGAAATCAATATCTCGATTTCTTTACTTTTTTTGCCTCCAATCCTCTTGGGATGAACCATGAGCGAATGGCCAGTGACCCTGATTTTGTTTCCAAGCTTGGCCAGGTTGCCATCAACAAACCTTCCAATTCGGATGTTTACACCGAAGAGATGGCCCATTTTGTTGAGACTTTTTCGAGAGTGGGAATTCCGGATTATCTGCCCTATGCTTTTTTCGTTTCCGGCGGTGCACTTGCCGTAGAAAATGCACTGAAGGTAGCGTTTGACTGGAAAGTCCAAAAAAATTTCGAAAAGGGTTATAAAACTGAAAAAGGCCACAAAGTTCTGCACCTGAACAAGGCCTTTCACGGACGAAGCGGATACACACTTTCTCTCACCAATACAGATCCCAATAAAGTAAAATACTTCCCAAAATTCGACTGGCCCAGAATCGACAATCCCACCGTTCAGTTTCCTTTGACAGAAGAGCACCTTCGGGATGCTGAAGAACGTGAGAAAAAAGCACTCGCACAGGCCCGGAACTATTTTGAAGAATTTAAAGATGACATAGCCTGCATTATTCTGGAACCGATTCAGGGAGAGGGTGGCGATAATCATTTCCGGAAAGAATTTCATCAGGGGCTTCGTGATTTGGCCGATGAATTTGAAGCTCTCCTGATTTATGATGAAGTACAAACGGGCGTAGGCTTAACCGGCAAGTTTTGGGCTCATGAGTATTATGTGAAGCCGGATATCATCGCATTTGGGAAAAAAGCTCAGGTCTGTGGTATTCTTGCCGGCGAAAGAATTGACGATATCGAAACAAACTGCTTTCATGTGTCATCAAGAATCAATTCGACCTGGGGTGGCAACCTCGTGGATATGGTTCGTTTCGACCGAATTCTTGAAGTCATCGAAGAAGAAAATCTGGTAGAACATGCTGCAAAAACCGGAGCGTATCTGCAGAATCAAATTACTGAGTGGGCAGATGATTATAAAGAATTGAGTAATCCAAGAGGCAAAGGGTTGTTTTGTTCTATTGATCTTCCGGATACCAAAACCCGTGATGCACTGAAAAAAGAGTGCTTTAAAAATCAGCTCCTGATTCTTGGATGCGGAACAAAAACAATCCGGTTCCGCCCCCCACTTACCATCCAAAAAAATCACATTGATGATGGAATGGATATTCTTAAAAAGAGCCTTAAAACAATTCTCTGA
- a CDS encoding c-type cytochrome encodes MKLLKWIGVTLGTLVALLLLFVAVTFFITEQHFNKVYDIEPEMVEVSTDSSTIAHGRHVATVRGCFECHGDNLGGAVFIDDPALGKLIATNITTGQGGIGSDYSDGDLIRSIRHGVKKDGKPAMFMPSHEYNPIDKNDLSALMSYIRSVEPVNSNLPETEVGMLARFLYMYGGMHLVPARLIDHNNPVPEPIENRTPLQVGEYLAVTCTGCHGAGFGGGAIPGVPPDWPEASNLTPGGNLANWTVDDFKSTMQTGVTPEGKELTQPYMPWQMLGSMTDEELEGLFTYLRSLPIKETGTR; translated from the coding sequence ATGAAATTACTCAAGTGGATTGGGGTAACCTTGGGGACTTTAGTGGCATTACTGCTTCTTTTTGTTGCAGTTACTTTTTTTATCACTGAACAACACTTCAACAAAGTTTATGATATTGAGCCTGAAATGGTTGAAGTTTCTACCGACTCTTCAACCATTGCGCATGGAAGGCATGTAGCTACCGTTCGTGGTTGTTTTGAGTGTCATGGAGATAACCTGGGTGGGGCTGTTTTTATAGATGATCCTGCTCTTGGTAAACTCATAGCAACAAATATTACGACTGGCCAGGGAGGCATTGGCAGCGACTATTCTGATGGCGACTTAATCCGGTCTATTCGTCACGGTGTAAAAAAAGACGGTAAGCCCGCCATGTTTATGCCGTCTCATGAATATAATCCGATTGACAAAAACGATCTGTCAGCACTCATGTCTTATATCAGAAGTGTTGAACCGGTGAATAGCAATTTACCGGAAACAGAAGTCGGGATGCTGGCACGATTCCTATATATGTACGGCGGTATGCATCTTGTTCCGGCCCGTTTGATTGATCATAACAATCCTGTTCCTGAACCGATTGAAAATCGAACGCCATTACAAGTTGGTGAATACCTCGCTGTAACCTGTACAGGCTGCCATGGAGCAGGATTTGGCGGCGGCGCTATTCCCGGTGTTCCACCAGACTGGCCGGAAGCCTCAAACCTCACCCCCGGAGGAAATCTAGCTAATTGGACAGTTGATGACTTCAAATCAACTATGCAAACCGGGGTTACCCCGGAAGGGAAAGAACTCACACAACCTTACATGCCCTGGCAAATGTTGGGATCCATGACAGACGAAGAACTTGAAGGTCTTTTCACATATTTGCGATCTCTTCCTATAAAGGAAACCGGAACACGATAG